Proteins encoded by one window of Primulina huaijiensis isolate GDHJ02 chromosome 1, ASM1229523v2, whole genome shotgun sequence:
- the LOC140990098 gene encoding uncharacterized protein isoform X3, whose protein sequence is MRFRKGDKVEVISKKEGSLSWRLAEVLSCNDRSLCLLYNPFPGGEKELMVETVSREFVRPDPPPVQGLENCISGDIVEVFHQFSWNIAAIVKIMGSKRENMSNKIYGAAATFQNKYLVRIIGSSKELIIDQSNLRLRQTWHHDKWILMGKIAQSCEDTRASKPSTSNCYQKNFQISTTQKDFICNDVGFRKSPTISAKSLKRISPNGDRMAEAHNGPVCKFRAVEKDGRRQRTITAPVLEKGINFCLRMYLINLQSPAFSRASVGGVIMYFKRFKDDTWICQRSLGIYYWMIRHLLPNRCINLWLLPGIKRWNPYNYFSKSDEQKKRMVCTSSEKGICSLSATSEWALNHIASSVSGVELGM, encoded by the exons ATGAGATTCAGAAAAGGAGACAAAGTGGAGGTTATCAGTAAAAAAGAGGGGTCACTTTCATGGCGTCTGGCTGAGGTGCTATCATGCAATGACCGCTCTTTATGCCTTCTATATAATCCATTTCCTGGTGGGGAAAAGGAACTGATGGTGGAGACTGTATCAAGGGAGTTTGTGAGACCAGACCCTCCTCCGGTCCAAGGTTTAGAGAACTGCATCTCTGGTGACATCGTGGAGGTGTTCCATCAGTTTTCCTGGAATATCGCTGCAATTGTGAAGATTATGGGTTCCAAACGAGAAAATATGAGCAACAAGATCTATGGTGCAGCTGccacatttcaaaataaatatttagttAGGATAATCGGGTCTTCAAAGGAGTTGATCATCGACCAATCTAACCTAAGGTTGAGACAAACATGGCATCATGACAAATGGATTTTAATGGGAAAG ATTGCCCAAAGTTGTGAGGACACAAGAGCTAGCAAGCCATCAACTTCAAATTGTTACCAGAAGAACTTTCAGATATCTACAACCCAAAAAGATTTTATTTGCAATGATGTTGGCTTTAGGAAATCTCCAACAATCTCTGCAAAGTCTTTAAAGAGGATATCCCCCAACGGCGACAGAATGGCTGAAGCCCATAATGGACCTGTCTGTAAATTCAGAGCAGTTGAAAAGGATGGACGAAGGCAGAGAACAATTACTGCTCCAGTGCTCGAAAAG GGCATAAATTTCTGTTTAAGGATGTATTTGATCAATCTTCAATCCCCTGCATTCTCCAGGGCCTCTGTTGGAGGCGTGATCATGTACTTCAAAAGGTTTAAAGATGATACCTGGATTTGCCAGCGTTCTCTTGGCATATACTATTGGATGATAAGGCATCTGCTTCCGAACAGATGCATCAATTTATGGCTGCTCCCTGGTATCAAACGTTGGAATCCGTATAATTATTTTTCCAA ATCCGATGAACAAAAGAAGCGGATGGTGTGTACCTCATCCGAGAAAGGAATTTGTAGCTTGTCAGCCACTTCAGAATGGGCTTTGAACCATATAG CGTCGTCGGTAAGCGGTGTGGAACTGGGAATGTAA
- the LOC140990098 gene encoding uncharacterized protein isoform X5, with protein MRFRKGDKVEVISKKEGSLSWRLAEVLSCNDRSLCLLYNPFPGGEKELMVETVSREFVRPDPPPVQGLENCISGDIVEVFHQFSWNIAAIVKIMGSKRENMSNKIYGAAATFQNKYLVRIIGSSKELIIDQSNLRLRQTWHHDKWILMGKIAQSCEDTRASKPSTSNCYQKNFQISTTQKDFICNDVGFRKSPTISAKSLKRISPNGDRMAEAHNGPVCKFRAVEKDGRRQRTITAPVLEKGINFCLRMYLINLQSPAFSRASVGGVIMYFKRFKDDTWICQRSLGIYYWMIRHLLPNRCINLWLLPDPMNKRSGWCVPHPRKEFVACQPLQNGL; from the exons ATGAGATTCAGAAAAGGAGACAAAGTGGAGGTTATCAGTAAAAAAGAGGGGTCACTTTCATGGCGTCTGGCTGAGGTGCTATCATGCAATGACCGCTCTTTATGCCTTCTATATAATCCATTTCCTGGTGGGGAAAAGGAACTGATGGTGGAGACTGTATCAAGGGAGTTTGTGAGACCAGACCCTCCTCCGGTCCAAGGTTTAGAGAACTGCATCTCTGGTGACATCGTGGAGGTGTTCCATCAGTTTTCCTGGAATATCGCTGCAATTGTGAAGATTATGGGTTCCAAACGAGAAAATATGAGCAACAAGATCTATGGTGCAGCTGccacatttcaaaataaatatttagttAGGATAATCGGGTCTTCAAAGGAGTTGATCATCGACCAATCTAACCTAAGGTTGAGACAAACATGGCATCATGACAAATGGATTTTAATGGGAAAG ATTGCCCAAAGTTGTGAGGACACAAGAGCTAGCAAGCCATCAACTTCAAATTGTTACCAGAAGAACTTTCAGATATCTACAACCCAAAAAGATTTTATTTGCAATGATGTTGGCTTTAGGAAATCTCCAACAATCTCTGCAAAGTCTTTAAAGAGGATATCCCCCAACGGCGACAGAATGGCTGAAGCCCATAATGGACCTGTCTGTAAATTCAGAGCAGTTGAAAAGGATGGACGAAGGCAGAGAACAATTACTGCTCCAGTGCTCGAAAAG GGCATAAATTTCTGTTTAAGGATGTATTTGATCAATCTTCAATCCCCTGCATTCTCCAGGGCCTCTGTTGGAGGCGTGATCATGTACTTCAAAAGGTTTAAAGATGATACCTGGATTTGCCAGCGTTCTCTTGGCATATACTATTGGATGATAAGGCATCTGCTTCCGAACAGATGCATCAATTTATGGCTGCTCCCTG ATCCGATGAACAAAAGAAGCGGATGGTGTGTACCTCATCCGAGAAAGGAATTTGTAGCTTGTCAGCCACTTCAGAATGGGCTTTGA
- the LOC140990098 gene encoding uncharacterized protein isoform X2, producing MRFRKGDKVEVISKKEGSLSWRLAEVLSCNDRSLCLLYNPFPGGEKELMVETVSREFVRPDPPPVQGLENCISGDIVEVFHQFSWNIAAIVKIMGSKRENMSNKIYGAAATFQNKYLVRIIGSSKELIIDQSNLRLRQTWHHDKWILMGKIAQSCEDTRASKPSTSNCYQKNFQISTTQKDFICNDVGFRKSPTISAKSLKRISPNGDRMAEAHNGPVCKFRAVEKDGRRQRTITAPVLEKGINFCLRMYLINLQSPAFSRASVGGVIMYFKRFKDDTWICQRSLGIYYWMIRHLLPNRCINLWLLPGIKRWNPYNYFSKSDEQKKRMVCTSSEKGICSLSATSEWALNHIGISLGSLLKSLVAIVICFVCMVCGIWGILLYGRTMIFMLGGGGGVS from the exons ATGAGATTCAGAAAAGGAGACAAAGTGGAGGTTATCAGTAAAAAAGAGGGGTCACTTTCATGGCGTCTGGCTGAGGTGCTATCATGCAATGACCGCTCTTTATGCCTTCTATATAATCCATTTCCTGGTGGGGAAAAGGAACTGATGGTGGAGACTGTATCAAGGGAGTTTGTGAGACCAGACCCTCCTCCGGTCCAAGGTTTAGAGAACTGCATCTCTGGTGACATCGTGGAGGTGTTCCATCAGTTTTCCTGGAATATCGCTGCAATTGTGAAGATTATGGGTTCCAAACGAGAAAATATGAGCAACAAGATCTATGGTGCAGCTGccacatttcaaaataaatatttagttAGGATAATCGGGTCTTCAAAGGAGTTGATCATCGACCAATCTAACCTAAGGTTGAGACAAACATGGCATCATGACAAATGGATTTTAATGGGAAAG ATTGCCCAAAGTTGTGAGGACACAAGAGCTAGCAAGCCATCAACTTCAAATTGTTACCAGAAGAACTTTCAGATATCTACAACCCAAAAAGATTTTATTTGCAATGATGTTGGCTTTAGGAAATCTCCAACAATCTCTGCAAAGTCTTTAAAGAGGATATCCCCCAACGGCGACAGAATGGCTGAAGCCCATAATGGACCTGTCTGTAAATTCAGAGCAGTTGAAAAGGATGGACGAAGGCAGAGAACAATTACTGCTCCAGTGCTCGAAAAG GGCATAAATTTCTGTTTAAGGATGTATTTGATCAATCTTCAATCCCCTGCATTCTCCAGGGCCTCTGTTGGAGGCGTGATCATGTACTTCAAAAGGTTTAAAGATGATACCTGGATTTGCCAGCGTTCTCTTGGCATATACTATTGGATGATAAGGCATCTGCTTCCGAACAGATGCATCAATTTATGGCTGCTCCCTGGTATCAAACGTTGGAATCCGTATAATTATTTTTCCAA ATCCGATGAACAAAAGAAGCGGATGGTGTGTACCTCATCCGAGAAAGGAATTTGTAGCTTGTCAGCCACTTCAGAATGGGCTTTGAACCATATAG GAATATCCTTGGGGTCACTGCTGAAATCATTGGTTGCAATCGTTATTTGTTTTGTATGCATGGTTTGCGGTATTTGGGGCATTCTTTTGTATGGGAGGACCATGATTTTTATGTTGGGGGGTGGGGGGGGGGTGAGTTGA
- the LOC140990098 gene encoding uncharacterized protein isoform X4 has protein sequence MRFRKGDKVEVISKKEGSLSWRLAEVLSCNDRSLCLLYNPFPGGEKELMVETVSREFVRPDPPPVQGLENCISGDIVEVFHQFSWNIAAIVKIMGSKRENMSNKIYGAAATFQNKYLVRIIGSSKELIIDQSNLRLRQTWHHDKWILMGKIAQSCEDTRASKPSTSNCYQKNFQISTTQKDFICNDVGFRKSPTISAKSLKRISPNGDRMAEAHNGPVCKFRAVEKDGRRQRTITAPVLEKGINFCLRMYLINLQSPAFSRASVGGVIMYFKRFKDDTWICQRSLGIYYWMIRHLLPNRCINLWLLPGIKRWNPYNYFSKSDEQKKRMVCTSSEKGICSLSATSEWALNHIGLSCMSNL, from the exons ATGAGATTCAGAAAAGGAGACAAAGTGGAGGTTATCAGTAAAAAAGAGGGGTCACTTTCATGGCGTCTGGCTGAGGTGCTATCATGCAATGACCGCTCTTTATGCCTTCTATATAATCCATTTCCTGGTGGGGAAAAGGAACTGATGGTGGAGACTGTATCAAGGGAGTTTGTGAGACCAGACCCTCCTCCGGTCCAAGGTTTAGAGAACTGCATCTCTGGTGACATCGTGGAGGTGTTCCATCAGTTTTCCTGGAATATCGCTGCAATTGTGAAGATTATGGGTTCCAAACGAGAAAATATGAGCAACAAGATCTATGGTGCAGCTGccacatttcaaaataaatatttagttAGGATAATCGGGTCTTCAAAGGAGTTGATCATCGACCAATCTAACCTAAGGTTGAGACAAACATGGCATCATGACAAATGGATTTTAATGGGAAAG ATTGCCCAAAGTTGTGAGGACACAAGAGCTAGCAAGCCATCAACTTCAAATTGTTACCAGAAGAACTTTCAGATATCTACAACCCAAAAAGATTTTATTTGCAATGATGTTGGCTTTAGGAAATCTCCAACAATCTCTGCAAAGTCTTTAAAGAGGATATCCCCCAACGGCGACAGAATGGCTGAAGCCCATAATGGACCTGTCTGTAAATTCAGAGCAGTTGAAAAGGATGGACGAAGGCAGAGAACAATTACTGCTCCAGTGCTCGAAAAG GGCATAAATTTCTGTTTAAGGATGTATTTGATCAATCTTCAATCCCCTGCATTCTCCAGGGCCTCTGTTGGAGGCGTGATCATGTACTTCAAAAGGTTTAAAGATGATACCTGGATTTGCCAGCGTTCTCTTGGCATATACTATTGGATGATAAGGCATCTGCTTCCGAACAGATGCATCAATTTATGGCTGCTCCCTGGTATCAAACGTTGGAATCCGTATAATTATTTTTCCAA ATCCGATGAACAAAAGAAGCGGATGGTGTGTACCTCATCCGAGAAAGGAATTTGTAGCTTGTCAGCCACTTCAGAATGGGCTTTGAACCATATAG GGCTTTCTTGTATGTCAAACTTGTAA
- the LOC140990098 gene encoding uncharacterized protein isoform X1, with product MRFRKGDKVEVISKKEGSLSWRLAEVLSCNDRSLCLLYNPFPGGEKELMVETVSREFVRPDPPPVQGLENCISGDIVEVFHQFSWNIAAIVKIMGSKRENMSNKIYGAAATFQNKYLVRIIGSSKELIIDQSNLRLRQTWHHDKWILMGKIAQSCEDTRASKPSTSNCYQKNFQISTTQKDFICNDVGFRKSPTISAKSLKRISPNGDRMAEAHNGPVCKFRAVEKDGRRQRTITAPVLEKVDAVAYPREILGKKNMHTSFKNISHRSNQAKRAKQNDDLGCSRARIFESSSSQSEASSVGSCSVTYQKTNNMFSHFIPLSCQVTDALCSDAESCYGSDSVRESCPPPSKEELEVSIHGFELHAYSNTLEALYASGPLSWEREALLTNLRSMLNISNDEHLMELKHLISAKTDVHVK from the exons ATGAGATTCAGAAAAGGAGACAAAGTGGAGGTTATCAGTAAAAAAGAGGGGTCACTTTCATGGCGTCTGGCTGAGGTGCTATCATGCAATGACCGCTCTTTATGCCTTCTATATAATCCATTTCCTGGTGGGGAAAAGGAACTGATGGTGGAGACTGTATCAAGGGAGTTTGTGAGACCAGACCCTCCTCCGGTCCAAGGTTTAGAGAACTGCATCTCTGGTGACATCGTGGAGGTGTTCCATCAGTTTTCCTGGAATATCGCTGCAATTGTGAAGATTATGGGTTCCAAACGAGAAAATATGAGCAACAAGATCTATGGTGCAGCTGccacatttcaaaataaatatttagttAGGATAATCGGGTCTTCAAAGGAGTTGATCATCGACCAATCTAACCTAAGGTTGAGACAAACATGGCATCATGACAAATGGATTTTAATGGGAAAG ATTGCCCAAAGTTGTGAGGACACAAGAGCTAGCAAGCCATCAACTTCAAATTGTTACCAGAAGAACTTTCAGATATCTACAACCCAAAAAGATTTTATTTGCAATGATGTTGGCTTTAGGAAATCTCCAACAATCTCTGCAAAGTCTTTAAAGAGGATATCCCCCAACGGCGACAGAATGGCTGAAGCCCATAATGGACCTGTCTGTAAATTCAGAGCAGTTGAAAAGGATGGACGAAGGCAGAGAACAATTACTGCTCCAGTGCTCGAAAAGGTAGATGCTGTTGCTTACCCAAGAGAAATTTTGGgtaaaaaaaacatgcatacttcctttaaaaatatatcacaTAGATCTAATCAAGCCAAGAGAGCAAAACAAAATGATGATCTTGGATGTTCTAGGGCCAGGATCTTCGAGTCAAGTAGTTCTCAGAGTGAGGCCTCTTCTGTAGGTAGTTGTAGTGTGACTTATCAGAAGACAAACAACATGTTTAGTCATTTTATACCATTGTCTTGCCAAGTGACAGATGCCCTTTGTAGTGATGCAGAGTCATGTTATGGCTCAGATTCTGTGAGAGAAAGTTGTCCACCTCCTTCAAAAGAGGAACTAGAAGTTAGTATCCATGGGTTTGAGTTGCATGCTTATAGCAACACTCTGGAAGCTTTATATGCTTCTGGTCCCTTAAGTTGGGAACGTGAAGCATTATTGACAAATCTCCGCTCCATGCTCAACATTTCAAATGATGAACATTTGATGGAGCTGAAACACTTAATTTCTGCTAAAACTGATGTCCATGTCAAATGA